The following nucleotide sequence is from uncultured Draconibacterium sp..
GGATTATGTGCCCCTGAAAACGAGCAAGATCTTTTTGATTCAGTTTTTGAATATTGCTGGCCTTGGACCAATTTTTGGTGCTATTGCCGGAGCAATGTGGGGGCCTGTTGCTTTTATCTGGATCGTGCTTGGTTCTGTTTTTGCCGGAGGAGTGCACGATTATTTTTCGGGCATGCTTTCGGTAAGGCACGAAGGAGAAAGTATCCCGGAAATTGTAGGAAAATACCTGGGAGTTGGAGTGAAGAATTTTATGCGCATTTTCGCTCTGGTTTTGCTTATTTTGGTTGGGGTGGTTTTTGTCAAAGGACCTGCGACAATTCTTGCCGGACTGTCAAGTGTAGACTCGTTTTATTGGGTTTTCATCATCTTTCTGTATTACATTCTGGCTACCATGATTCCCATTGATAAGTTAATAGGAAAAGTATACCCATTCTTTGGCGGTTCGTTACTCGTCATGGCATTGGGAATTTTTGTTGTATTACTTTTCGGAAAATATACTATTCCTGATCTTACACCTGCAACATTCTCTAATATGCATGCGAATCCCGGCAAATTTCCGGTATTTCCGATGTTGTTTATAACCATCGCTTGTGGGGCCATATCCGGTTTTCATTCGACGCAATCGCCATTAATGGCCCGCTGCCTTCCGAACGAAGCCGATGGTAAAAAGATATTTTTCGGAGCAATGATAACCGAAGGAATTGTTGCTTTGATTTGGGCTGCTGCCGCTATGGCTTTCTTTGGCGGTGTTCGCGAACTAGGCCAAACAATGGCTCAGCCGGGGCACAATGCAGCCTGGATGGTGAATCAGATTTGTGACACTATGCTGAGAAAAATCGGTGGATTGCTGGCCATCATCGGAGTGGTTGCTGCTCCAATTACATCGGGCGATACTGCATTTCGGAGTGCTCGTTTAACCATTGCCGATACATTCTGTTTCGAGCAGGGCAAACTGATGCAACGGCTTGTTATAACCATTCCAATTTTTGTTGTAGCAATTCTACTTACAACGATTAATTTCGACATTATTTGGCGATATTTTGGGTGGTCGAATCAAACACTTGCAACTATTGTATTATGGACTGCTGCAGTTTATATGCTTATGAGAGGTGAAAACTTTTGGATCGCACTTATCCCTGCAATCTTTATGACCGGAGTAGTAACAACCTATATTCTGGTAGCTCCCGAAGGTTTGATGTTAGCCTATTCGTTGTCTGTATTTATCGGGTGTATTGTAACCATCATTCTTACCGGTTACTTTTTCTTTTATCGGTCAAAAAAGGTAGTTCCCGGTCGCTTAAAAATGAGTTCAGTAAGAAGTAATTAAATCAAATTATAAGCAAACTAGTTAGTCTGCACAATCACAGGCGTCATAATTATGTCGGATGGTGGTTAATTTTTATAAATATGAAAAAAATACGTTTGTTTGTTTTATCTGCCTGTTTCTTGTGTAGCCAATTCTCAAATCTTTGGGCACAGAATGATTGGGAAAATTCAACAATCTTCGAAATCAATAAGGAGCCGGGGCGGGCTGAATTTGTCCCTTTAATAACCGAAGGAAAGATTACCGACTTTAGTAAGGGATCGAGTCCGTTGGTTAAATCCTTGAGCGGAACCTGGAATTTTCGTTGGAGTGCTAAACCAACCGATCGGCCAGTAGATTTTTACCGTTCGGATTATGATCTCACCAATTGGGATGAGATATTGGTTCCTTCAAACTGGCAATTGCATGGCTACGGAATCCCTATTTATACAAATACTGTTTATCCTTTTAAATCAAATCCTCCATACATTCAACACGATAATAACCCGGTTGGATCGTACAGAAGAAACTTTACTATTCCCAAAAATTGGGATAAAGATCAAAACATATTTCTTCATTTTGATGGTGTAAAAAGTGCTTTTTATGTTTGGGTGAATGGCGAAAAAGTAGGGTACAGCCAGGGTAGTATGACACCGGCTGAGTTTAATATCAGCAAATATTTAAAAGAAGGTGAAAACTCACTGGCAGTTGAAGTGTACCGTTGGAGCGATGGTAGTTATCTTGAAGATCAGGATATGTGGCGTTTTAGCGGTATTTACCGTGATGTGTATCTGTATACAGCGCCCAAAACTGCAATCAGCGATTTTTATGTGACAACTGACTTGGATGACCGGTTTAAGCATGCCGACCTGAAAATACGGTCAAAGGTCCAAAATTCCTCCAGCAAAGATTTGGCAGAGCTTGAACTGATAGCCCACTTGTTCCCCAAAGGCAGTTGGCTGGATGAACCGGTGGCAACTGTGAAGCAGAAAATCAATATTACAAGAAATGAAGAGCAGTTAGTTGAGCTCTCACAAAGAATTAAAAATCCAAAGCAATGGTCGGCAGAATTTCCAAACTTATATACATTGGTTTTAGAGTTAAACGATTCGGGTGGAAAAACACTGGAGCGCGTTTCTGCAGATATTGGATTTCGCGAAGTTGAGATTAGGGGGGGAGAGTTTTTTGTAAATGGTAAATCCATCTTGTTTAAGGGAGTGAACCGTCATGAACATGATCCCGATCGTGGACGCGCAATTACACGCGAAAGTATGATAAAGGATATTCTGATGATGAAACAAAACAACATCAATGCGGTTCGTTGTTCGCATTATCCGAACCAAGCCGAATGGTACCGGCTTTGTAACGAATACGGAATTTATCTGGTTGATGAGGCCAATGTTGAATCGCACGGAATATCATACGGAAAGGATATTTTACCGGGTAGCGATCCGAACTGGACAGCCGCTGTTTTGGCGCGTGCCGGACGAATGGTAATGCGTGACCGTAATCATCCAAGTGTCGTTTTATGGTCGTTGGGAAATGAAGCCGGTCATGGTGACAATTTCTTTAAAATGTCGGATCATATTCGCGAATTGGATTCAACACGACCCATTCAGTACCGACAAATGAATGAAGCGGCTGACATGGATAGCCAGACTTATCCTACACCGGATTGGATTATTCAGCGTGCAAAAGAAAAGCCGGATCGTCCGTTTTTGATGAACGAATACGCACATGCCATGGGAAATTCCATGGGAAATTTGCAGGAATATTGGGATGCAATTGAAGAATATCCTGCGCTGATAGGTGGTTTTATCTGGGATTGGGTAGACCAGGGATTACGCACAAAAACTGAAAATGGTATTGAATATTTTGCTTACGGTGGCGATTTTGGCGATAAACCAAATGACAATAACTTCTGTATCAATGGATTGGTTTCGCCCGATAGGAAGCCAAATCCTTCATTGTATGAAGTGAAGAAAGTGTACCAAAATGTTACTGTTAAATTGGTTAGTGCAGAGAATCTTACCGTTGACATTTTTAATAAGTATAATTTCACCAACCTTTCAGATTTTGATGTTAACTGGCAAATTCTCGAGAATGGCGAAGTTGTTGAAAATGGGAAACTTGAGTATTTAAATATAAATCCAGGAATGAAAAAGCAGGTTCGAATTCCTTCTGCTTATAGTCTGAATTTAGGAAAGGAATATTTTTTAAGTGTTCTTTTTTCGTTGAAAGAAAATTCCAATTGGGCGAAAAAAGGTCATGTCGTGGCTTGGGATCAGTTTCAACTATCGGCAAAGATTCCGAACTCGCAAGTCGAAATTAATCCAGATGCAGTACTTCAGCTCAACGAGTCATCCGATGATTATGAAATTATTGGAGATGTCTTTCATTTTCAAATATCAAAAAACAAAGGCGATGTTCGAAGTATAAAATATGATGGCGAAGAAGTTTTGAGTGCTCCAATTGTTCCCAATTTTTGGCGGATTCCTAACGACAACGACCGGGGAAGTAAATTTGAACAGACTTCGGCTTGCTGGCGCCGGGCTTCTGCTGACCGTAAAGTTGAAAAGGTAGAAGCTAAAGCGTTTGGAAATGACAGTATTAAAATAACCGTTTCGAGCAGATTACCTGTTTTCGGAACGGAGTATTTTGTGGTTTATACTATATTCAACAATGGAATATTGCAGGTGAATTGCCAAATGGAACTGGAAGATGGTGTACCGGAATTACCGCGTTTTGGTATGCAATTTCAAATTCCGGATAGCTATAGTCATATGCAGTGGTATGGCCGCGGTCCGCAGGAAACTTATCAGGACCGGAAAAGCGGCGCAGCAATTGGTATATATTCCGGAAAAGTAGATGAGCAAAGCTATTCTTACGTTTATCCACAGGAGAATGGAAATAAAACCGATGTTCGCTGGGTGAGTTTTGTAAATAGTGAAGGCCGTGGAATTAAAATCTCAGGAATACCTACGATAAATGTAAGTGCCTGGCCCTATTCGATGGAGGAATTGGAAAATGCAACGCATGCTTATCAAGTGCCCAATCGTTCGTTTTATTCCGTTCAGGTAGATTACAAACAGCGGGGCGTTGGCGGAAACAACAGCTGGGGCCAGAAACCATTGAATAAATACCGTATGCTGGATAAACAGTACAGTTATTCATACCGTATTGAACCTGTAAACAGGTAGAGATAACCAACAGAAAATAAATTTAGAGGTAACAAAAATAAAATTTCAAAAATGAAGAATTCAATAAAGCTAATATTACAAACATTCGTTGCTGTGCTATTTTTGATGAGTTGTGCCACTCAATCAAACAACGGAAAATGGAAACAACTTTTTAACGGGAATAACCTGGATAGTTGGAAAGTTTTAAACGGTACCGCCGAATACAACGTTGAAAATGGCGAGATAGTGGGAACATCCAAGACCGGAACACCTAATACATTTTTGGTAACCGAAAACAATTATGGAGATTTTATTTTGGAATACGAAATGAAAATGGATGAAGGATTGAATTCCGGCGTTCAGATTCGTAGTAACAGTCTATCTGACTATCAAAACGGTCGTGTACACGGATACCAAATTGAATGTGATGACTCGGACCGAGCCTGGTCAGCAGGTATTTATGATGAAGCCCGAAGAGGATGGTTATACCCGGTGGAATACAACAAATCAGCTAAAGGAGCTTTCAAAAAGGGGCAATGGAACAGTTATCGGGTGGAAGCCATTGGTAATTCTATCCAAACCTGGTTAAATGGAGTTCCTGTGGCAAATCTTGTTGACGATCTGACTGCTGAGGGATTTATTGGATTGCAGGTTCATTCAATTGGAAATAATACAGAACACGCCGGCAAAAAAATTCGATGGAAAAACATTCGTATAATGACGGATAACCTGGAAGAAAATCAAATGGAGATGCCAAAGGAAGTGGCCGAAGTTAGTTACTTGACTAATGAACTTACGCAACATGAGCAAAATGAAGGTTGGAAACTGCTTTGGGATGGAAAAACAACCAATGGCTGGCGTGGTGTAAAATTGGAAAACTTCCCCGAAAAAGGCTGGCATATAGAAGAAGGCAAACTGGTGGTTGAAAATGCCAGTGGTGCAGAATCGGGTAACGGTGGCGATATTGTAACTGTTGATCGTTATAAAAACTTTATTCTCGATGTGGATTTTAAACTTACTGAAGGAGCCAACAGTGGAATAAAATATTTTGTACAGGGGAACATCAATCAGGGGGGAGGCTCAGCTATAGGATGTGAGTTTCAGCTCCTGGACGATAAAAGGCACCCTGATGCAAAACTTGGTGTGTTGGGTAACCGCACACTTGGTTCTTTGTACGATCTGATTCCGGCGAACGGAAGCTATTTTGATCCAAACCTTCAGGTTAAGCGATTTAATGGAATTGGTTCGTGGAACAGGGCACGTATTGAAGTAAACGGCAATAAAGTGAGCCATTACCTGAATGGGATAAAAGTTGTAGAATATGAGCGAAACACTCAAATGTGGCAGGCATTAGTTGATTACAGCAAGTATCAGCAATGGGAAAATTTTGGTGATTTTGAAGACGGGCATATTCTCTTGCAGGATCATGGTAATGAGGCACAGTTTCGCAATATCAAAATAAAATCATTGGAATAGAATAATGCAGTAACCCGATGACTTTAATCGGTGGCTGGCCTGCTTTTCGTAGAATGTGATAGCTTGCTATCGATAGCAAATGCATTGATGATCACACATTTTAATTATGAAAAAATTACCTATTGAAAAATATACAGCGCGGATTTTTGGGATGCTGTTCATTTTGTTTCTAACCACAGTTGCAGGGTACTCCACTAATCTGCCGGGGGAAGAAAAGCCAACAGAAATTGCAGAAGGTCAACTATTATTCAAAAAGAGCAAGACGATACGCATTTTGGCTATCGGAAACAGCTTTTCGCAGGATGCGGTTGAACAATATTTGTATGAGTTGGCTGAGGCCGATGGCATTTCAGTAGTGATTGGGAATTTGTATATCGGTGGTTGTTCTTTAGCAACTCACTTGAAAAATGCAACAAATGACAGTCCTGCGTACGACTATCGGAAAATTGGAAACGGGACAAAAACAAACCGGCCGAAAACTAGGTTGGCAGAAGCCATTGCCGATGAAAACTGGGATTATATTAGTGTGCAACAGGTGAGCAGTAATTCCGGGCAGTATAATACTTTTGAAGAATCGTTGCCAGGATTGGTTGACTACGTTAAAGCACATGCTACTAACCGGAAAATGAAATTAATGTTGCACCAAACCTGGGCGTATGCGAAGAACTCAACACATACGGCTTTCCCGAATTACGATAACGACCAGGAGAAGATGTACGAGTGTCTGGTAGATGCAATAGACCGGGCTGCCGACTTGGTTGATATTGACATTATAATTCCTTCGGGAACGGCAATTCAAA
It contains:
- a CDS encoding carbon starvation CstA family protein; this translates as MITFIISIAVLVAGYFIYGSYVDRKFKSDPTRPTPAIEKNDGVDYVPLKTSKIFLIQFLNIAGLGPIFGAIAGAMWGPVAFIWIVLGSVFAGGVHDYFSGMLSVRHEGESIPEIVGKYLGVGVKNFMRIFALVLLILVGVVFVKGPATILAGLSSVDSFYWVFIIFLYYILATMIPIDKLIGKVYPFFGGSLLVMALGIFVVLLFGKYTIPDLTPATFSNMHANPGKFPVFPMLFITIACGAISGFHSTQSPLMARCLPNEADGKKIFFGAMITEGIVALIWAAAAMAFFGGVRELGQTMAQPGHNAAWMVNQICDTMLRKIGGLLAIIGVVAAPITSGDTAFRSARLTIADTFCFEQGKLMQRLVITIPIFVVAILLTTINFDIIWRYFGWSNQTLATIVLWTAAVYMLMRGENFWIALIPAIFMTGVVTTYILVAPEGLMLAYSLSVFIGCIVTIILTGYFFFYRSKKVVPGRLKMSSVRSN
- a CDS encoding glycoside hydrolase family 2 TIM barrel-domain containing protein, whose translation is MKKIRLFVLSACFLCSQFSNLWAQNDWENSTIFEINKEPGRAEFVPLITEGKITDFSKGSSPLVKSLSGTWNFRWSAKPTDRPVDFYRSDYDLTNWDEILVPSNWQLHGYGIPIYTNTVYPFKSNPPYIQHDNNPVGSYRRNFTIPKNWDKDQNIFLHFDGVKSAFYVWVNGEKVGYSQGSMTPAEFNISKYLKEGENSLAVEVYRWSDGSYLEDQDMWRFSGIYRDVYLYTAPKTAISDFYVTTDLDDRFKHADLKIRSKVQNSSSKDLAELELIAHLFPKGSWLDEPVATVKQKINITRNEEQLVELSQRIKNPKQWSAEFPNLYTLVLELNDSGGKTLERVSADIGFREVEIRGGEFFVNGKSILFKGVNRHEHDPDRGRAITRESMIKDILMMKQNNINAVRCSHYPNQAEWYRLCNEYGIYLVDEANVESHGISYGKDILPGSDPNWTAAVLARAGRMVMRDRNHPSVVLWSLGNEAGHGDNFFKMSDHIRELDSTRPIQYRQMNEAADMDSQTYPTPDWIIQRAKEKPDRPFLMNEYAHAMGNSMGNLQEYWDAIEEYPALIGGFIWDWVDQGLRTKTENGIEYFAYGGDFGDKPNDNNFCINGLVSPDRKPNPSLYEVKKVYQNVTVKLVSAENLTVDIFNKYNFTNLSDFDVNWQILENGEVVENGKLEYLNINPGMKKQVRIPSAYSLNLGKEYFLSVLFSLKENSNWAKKGHVVAWDQFQLSAKIPNSQVEINPDAVLQLNESSDDYEIIGDVFHFQISKNKGDVRSIKYDGEEVLSAPIVPNFWRIPNDNDRGSKFEQTSACWRRASADRKVEKVEAKAFGNDSIKITVSSRLPVFGTEYFVVYTIFNNGILQVNCQMELEDGVPELPRFGMQFQIPDSYSHMQWYGRGPQETYQDRKSGAAIGIYSGKVDEQSYSYVYPQENGNKTDVRWVSFVNSEGRGIKISGIPTINVSAWPYSMEELENATHAYQVPNRSFYSVQVDYKQRGVGGNNSWGQKPLNKYRMLDKQYSYSYRIEPVNR
- a CDS encoding DUF1080 domain-containing protein, translating into MKNSIKLILQTFVAVLFLMSCATQSNNGKWKQLFNGNNLDSWKVLNGTAEYNVENGEIVGTSKTGTPNTFLVTENNYGDFILEYEMKMDEGLNSGVQIRSNSLSDYQNGRVHGYQIECDDSDRAWSAGIYDEARRGWLYPVEYNKSAKGAFKKGQWNSYRVEAIGNSIQTWLNGVPVANLVDDLTAEGFIGLQVHSIGNNTEHAGKKIRWKNIRIMTDNLEENQMEMPKEVAEVSYLTNELTQHEQNEGWKLLWDGKTTNGWRGVKLENFPEKGWHIEEGKLVVENASGAESGNGGDIVTVDRYKNFILDVDFKLTEGANSGIKYFVQGNINQGGGSAIGCEFQLLDDKRHPDAKLGVLGNRTLGSLYDLIPANGSYFDPNLQVKRFNGIGSWNRARIEVNGNKVSHYLNGIKVVEYERNTQMWQALVDYSKYQQWENFGDFEDGHILLQDHGNEAQFRNIKIKSLE
- a CDS encoding DUF4886 domain-containing protein, with product MKKLPIEKYTARIFGMLFILFLTTVAGYSTNLPGEEKPTEIAEGQLLFKKSKTIRILAIGNSFSQDAVEQYLYELAEADGISVVIGNLYIGGCSLATHLKNATNDSPAYDYRKIGNGTKTNRPKTRLAEAIADENWDYISVQQVSSNSGQYNTFEESLPGLVDYVKAHATNRKMKLMLHQTWAYAKNSTHTAFPNYDNDQEKMYECLVDAIDRAADLVDIDIIIPSGTAIQNGRTSGIGDNFNRDGYHLETSYGRYTAACTWFEKIFKKNVTRNSYSPEGVDAYKVEIAQHAAHAAVKNPDGITILKKYEAEPVEVGMPE